A region from the Candidatus Bathyarchaeota archaeon genome encodes:
- a CDS encoding extracellular solute-binding protein, which translates to MSPFVPPQTTWQNEKCYEWGLKNDVDVKMTYIPSAEFWPKLTVSIEAGTPPDLVIKGWGGTVLAEREKIVPIDDVIERLGKDDIYPQKLTEATYKGHYYMLPNHFEISWYHVRTDLFKKAGVELPKNLEELLEVSRKVNQIEKGVYGFGIPFGLKSSDAIYHLLDYSYVYGAGIAKGRKPEDVLIGKEPYRTGWKKGFEYLRTYWKEKLTPPDSPEWTDASNNVAYIGGAVAIAFNPPSIWYAVMTGKPELAAVTKLWSIPDDPLDMNDEYAYVLKGPNSDLAKDLLYSIYADKDKYREVYCKAGGYYALPIFKSQMEKVAKEWETRAAFVTQFIQNPKEVAEKTKGSVPPAIQPLEK; encoded by the coding sequence ATGAGCCCCTTCGTTCCACCTCAAACAACATGGCAAAACGAGAAATGCTACGAATGGGGATTAAAGAATGACGTAGATGTAAAGATGACTTATATTCCTTCAGCGGAATTTTGGCCGAAGCTTACGGTAAGCATTGAAGCTGGCACCCCACCTGACTTGGTGATTAAAGGATGGGGAGGAACCGTCTTAGCCGAAAGAGAAAAGATCGTCCCCATTGACGACGTAATTGAAAGACTAGGAAAAGACGATATCTATCCTCAGAAGCTTACTGAGGCAACCTACAAAGGCCACTACTATATGCTGCCAAACCACTTTGAAATTTCATGGTATCATGTTAGGACCGATTTATTCAAGAAAGCCGGCGTTGAACTTCCGAAGAACTTAGAAGAGTTATTAGAAGTATCGAGGAAAGTAAACCAGATAGAGAAAGGCGTATATGGATTCGGTATTCCATTCGGCTTGAAGTCCTCAGATGCGATCTATCACTTACTTGACTACTCATACGTATATGGCGCTGGCATCGCAAAGGGCAGGAAGCCAGAGGATGTGTTGATCGGGAAGGAGCCGTATCGTACTGGTTGGAAGAAAGGCTTTGAATACTTAAGAACATATTGGAAAGAGAAGTTGACGCCGCCTGATTCACCTGAATGGACTGATGCATCAAATAATGTAGCCTATATCGGAGGAGCGGTAGCCATTGCTTTCAATCCGCCCAGTATATGGTACGCAGTTATGACAGGGAAGCCCGAACTGGCAGCTGTTACGAAACTTTGGAGCATACCAGATGATCCACTGGATATGAATGACGAATATGCCTATGTGTTGAAGGGCCCCAACTCTGATTTGGCCAAAGACTTGCTTTACTCAATATATGCTGACAAGGATAAGTACCGTGAGGTTTACTGTAAGGCCGGAGGCTATTATGCGCTTCCAATCTTCAAGAGTCAAATGGAGAAAGTTGCCAAGGAGTGGGAGACTCGTGCAGCTTTCGTCACTCAATTCATACAAAACCCCAAAGAAGTCGCAGAGAAAACAAAGGGCTCTGTACCTCCAGCTATTCAGCCACTGGAAAAGTGA
- a CDS encoding sugar ABC transporter permease, with product MNTKLASWLYILPALAIITFIFFFPVTYAFILSFFRKPYFTSEISWVGFDNYKIILNKPYFNISLLNTLIYGFGAVLIKATLGLCVALFLNRKFIGQGFLRAIVVLPWAIPVFAVCVIFWFVYDFRGIGNIFLRQLGIPPHHWLGEQSAMPSVILVNVWKGWPFFFLGFITG from the coding sequence ATGAATACAAAGTTAGCTAGTTGGCTCTACATATTACCTGCCTTAGCTATAATTACCTTTATCTTTTTTTTCCCAGTTACCTACGCTTTTATCTTAAGTTTCTTTAGAAAACCATATTTCACATCTGAGATTTCATGGGTCGGTTTTGATAATTACAAAATCATTCTGAATAAGCCTTACTTCAACATATCTCTTTTGAATACTCTTATTTATGGATTTGGGGCTGTTCTCATAAAGGCCACACTAGGATTATGTGTAGCTCTCTTTCTTAACAGAAAGTTCATCGGTCAAGGATTCTTGAGAGCAATTGTGGTTCTTCCTTGGGCGATCCCCGTATTTGCTGTATGTGTAATATTTTGGTTTGTATACGACTTTAGAGGTATTGGAAATATCTTCCTGCGACAGCTTGGGATTCCACCACATCACTGGCTTGGAGAGCAATCGGCTATGCCTTCCGTAATCCTAGTCAATGTCTGGAAGGGCTGGCCTTTCTTTTTCCTAGGATTTATTACAGGATT
- a CDS encoding sugar ABC transporter permease has translation VDGASPIRKLTSITLPLLVPVIVTVVILSLIWTMADFTTIYMLTGGGPLDRTLTIPMSSYKVAFFSEQNLSLASAYNILMLPLYLFLIYILLRRLTV, from the coding sequence TGTTGATGGGGCATCACCTATTAGGAAACTAACAAGTATTACGTTGCCATTATTGGTGCCAGTAATAGTCACAGTAGTTATTTTATCTTTGATTTGGACAATGGCAGATTTTACCACTATTTACATGCTTACTGGAGGTGGTCCCCTCGATAGAACCCTCACAATTCCTATGTCCAGCTATAAGGTCGCTTTCTTCTCTGAACAAAACTTATCTCTTGCTTCTGCTTACAACATTTTAATGTTACCACTATATTTATTTCTGATATACATTCTTTTAAGGAGGTTAACAGTCTGA
- a CDS encoding carbohydrate ABC transporter permease, with protein MSERWEKIALAAGAPDMVTPIKNSFIIATSTAFLATLLSIFAAYNLARMRYKGKRLVSSTILISYVFPVFMLLIPLSVIYYQLGLLDSLLGVILAHLAYTLPFSIFILSSYLQDLPIEIEESALIDGCSRFQSLIKVVLPLITPAIVTAAMFSFILSWDDLLFPLILLTSKENYPLPVQITFFLFGGEVLSPEFLSAVIMFTATIPCILFYLAQKYIRAGLFAGAVKA; from the coding sequence ATGAGTGAAAGGTGGGAAAAAATAGCACTGGCTGCAGGAGCACCGGATATGGTAACTCCCATAAAAAATAGCTTTATAATAGCCACTTCTACGGCGTTCTTAGCTACATTGTTAAGTATTTTTGCTGCTTACAACCTTGCAAGAATGAGATATAAAGGTAAAAGGCTTGTGTCATCTACCATTTTGATATCATACGTCTTTCCTGTCTTTATGCTTTTGATTCCTTTATCGGTAATTTATTATCAGCTAGGACTGTTAGATAGCTTACTCGGTGTTATCTTAGCGCACTTGGCTTATACACTTCCTTTCTCTATCTTTATATTGTCTAGTTACTTACAGGATCTTCCGATAGAGATCGAAGAATCCGCTCTCATAGACGGATGTTCAAGATTTCAAAGTCTCATTAAAGTTGTCCTCCCTTTGATCACACCTGCTATCGTCACTGCTGCGATGTTTTCATTTATCTTATCTTGGGATGACCTTCTATTCCCGTTAATTTTATTAACTTCAAAAGAAAATTATCCATTGCCCGTTCAAATTACATTTTTCCTATTTGGAGGTGAAGTTTTATCTCCAGAATTTCTATCAGCTGTCATCATGTTTACAGCAACAATTCCTTGCATATTATTTTATCTTGCCCAAAAATATATTAGGGCTGGATTATTTGCTGGCGCTGTTAAAGCTTAG